A window of the Motacilla alba alba isolate MOTALB_02 chromosome 17, Motacilla_alba_V1.0_pri, whole genome shotgun sequence genome harbors these coding sequences:
- the ANGPTL2 gene encoding angiopoietin-related protein 2, which produces MMTTRFICLILVTVVGVTTSETQEFEGNDKEKAQEFIYMNRYKRSSDAQDKCTYTFIVPQQRVTGAICVNSKEPEVLLENRVNKQELQLLNNELLKQKRQIETLQQLVEVDGGIVNEVKLLRKESRNMNSRVTQLYMQLLHEIIRKRDNALELSQLENKILNQTADMLQLANKYKDLEHKYQHLMTIANNQTIIIAQLEEHCQRMPSIKPLPQTPQPPIKVYQPPAYNRINNQISTNEIQSDQNLKVLPPTLPTMPAVTSIPTSTDKPSGPWRDCLQALEDGHDTSSIYLVKPENTNQLMQVWCDQRHDPGGWTVIQRRLDGSVNFFRNWETYKQGFGNIDGEYWLGLENIYWLTNQGNYKLLITMEDWSGRKVFAEYASFRLEPESEYYKLRLGRYNGNAGDSFTWHNGKQFTTLDRDHDVYTGNCAHYQKGGWWYNACAHSNLNGVWYRGGHYRSRYQDGVYWAEFRGGSYSLKKVVMMIRPNPNTFH; this is translated from the exons ATGATGACAACAAGATTCATCTGTTTAATACTAGTAACTGTTGTGGGAGTTACTACAAGTGAAACACAGGAATTTGAAGGCAATGACAAGGAAAAAGCTCAAGAATTCATTTACATGAATAGATACAAGCGTTCCAGTGACGCACAGGACAAATGCACTTACACCTTTATTGTACCTCAGCAGAGAGTGACAGGTGCCATTTGTGTTAATTCTAAGGAGCCTGAAGTTCTGCTTGAAAACAGGGTAAATAAACAAGAATTACAGTTACTTAACAATGAACTTCTTAAACAAAAGAGACAAATAGAAACTCTCCAGCAACTGGTAGAAGTGGATGGTGGAATTGTTAATGAAGTTAAACTCTTaagaaaagagagcagaaataTGAATTCTCGTGTCACACAGCTCTACATGCAGCTATTACATGAAATTATCCGAAAACGTGATAACGCCTTGGAACTTTCTCAActtgaaaataagattttgaaCCAAACTGCAGACATGTTGCAGCTTGCAAACAAATACAAAGACTTAGAGCACAAGTATCAACATTTGATGACAATTGCCAATAATCAGACAATAATAATTGCCCAGCTGGAAGAACATTGTCAAAGAATGCCATCCATAAAGCCACTGCCACAAACTCCACAACCACCAATTAAAGTGTACCAGCCTCCTGCTTACAATCGCATTAATAACCAGATATCTACTAATGAGATTCAAAGTGATCAGAACTTAAAGGTTCTGCCACCTACCTTACCAACCATGCCTGCAGTTACTAGTATTCCAACTTCAACTGATAAACCGTCTG GGCCCTGGAGAGACTGTCTACAAGCATTAGAAGACGGCCATGACACAAGCTCCATCTATCttgtaaaaccagaaaacacaaaccagcTTATGCAGGTCTGGTGTGACCAACGACATGACCCTGGTGGCTGGACTGTCATTCAGAGACGGCTGGACGGCTCTGTCAACTTTTTCAGGAACTGGGAAACATACAAG CAAGGATTTGGTAATATAGATGGAGAATATTGGCTTGGATTAGAAAACATTTATTGGTTAACAAATCAAGGCAACTACAAACTGCTCATAACAATGGAAGACTGGTCAGGTCGAAAAGTATTTGCTGAGTATGCCAGCTTCAGACTGGAGCCAGAGAGTGAGTACTACAAGCTGAGACTGGGACGCTACAACGGCAACGCGGGAGATTCTTTCACTTGGCACAACGGCAAACAGTTCACCACGCTAGACCGGGACCACGACGTATATACAG GTAACTGTGCTCATTACCAGAAGGGAGGATGGTGGTACAATGCATGTGCTCACTCAAATCTCAATGGAGTCTGGTATCGGGGAGGACACTACCGCAGTCGGTATCAGGATGGTGTTTACTGGGCTGAATTCCGGGGAGGTTCATATTCACTAAAGAAAGTTGTTATGATGATAAGACCTAACCCTAAcacatttcactga